The segment ATTAAGCATAGCCCTCCTTTTTCCGGGTTTGTTAGAATGTTTAGGTAGAATAACTGAAAAAGTTGTTCCTTTTTCTTCATCGCTTTCCAGTTCTACATGACCGCCATGAGCTTCGGCTGCCATTTTTACAAAAGTGAGACCTATTCCCCAGCTTTGCAGTTCACTTCCTGATTCACAGTCCAGACGGTTTAGAAAATTAAAAATTTCTTCTCTGTTCTCAGGACTTATGGGATTTCCGAAGTTATGAACTTGTAATATTACTTTTTCATTATCATTTTTAATGCTTACTGTTATCGGCTTGTCAGACGCACCATATTTTACCGCATTTGTTATAAGGTTTTCTAATAATCTTCTAACGGCAGTCGAGGCAAAGACACCTAATATTTCTTTTTCCTTACTCTCAAATACGAATTTATTTGCGAAGTTTTCAGTTGCTTCACTAAAAACCAGTTTTGCATCCTTTACAATATCACCTTCAGAAAATACCAGAGAAATTCCTTCTCCCGATTTTACAGTAATGGAGTCAAGTAGGTTTTCAACTAAATGGATAGCCTTTTCAGGCTTTTAGCTGCCATGCCAATAATTATATTTACCTGCTCCTCTCCGTCTTTATAATCCACTGCGCTAAGTCCTATAAGTGCAGTAGAAAGAGGATTGCGAATATCATGGGCCAAAGTACCAATTAGTTTTTCCCGCATATCCTGGAGAGAGGCACTAAAGGATTTTGCAGAATAAGACATGGATTTTTCAATTACCAAAGAAAGTACTATTCCCACCTCTTCATTGTAGGCATTGTAGTTTTTAAGGGTAATAATAAGAGTTTTATGAAGAATAATTTGTTCTTCTATAATTCTTTTCTCATTATAATTTGCAGAAGTTGCACGGTGACGCCCGTGATCAATGTTTTCCTCTTTGATTTTATCCAGATTAATGTCGTTCAAAAGATTCTTCTTTTCATATGATTGCTCCAGGACCTGAGCGACGTCATCCAGTATACGCGGAACGATATTTAAAAGAACCAGATGCTCTGTATCCCTGATTTTGGGAATTTCCTTCCTAACTGTTTCCTCCCAGAGATGCATTATCCCCTCTTTATTTTCCCTTATAACCAAAGCAGCTGCTTTCATTCCTTTTTTATTTTAAATTAAGGCTAAGCATTGAGAAAATCCAGTTTATAATTAAAAATTGATTTTTATAATTAAAGGGAGATGAAATATTTACATCCATAAAAGCTATACGTGAAGGCCCCTACAAAGGCTTTGTTTCATTTATAATGAACGATTGTAAAACGCCGTCTCACAAGGAAAATATTCCTTATATCAAAGTTAAAGTGAAAAATCCCAAGGTTAAAATCTCTTCTTAAGGTATTTTGAATTCGCATTTTTAAAGAGAATAGATTTTTTTAAGAATAGCACTGGAAGTTTTTTAAAATCGAATCATTAGAAATTAATAATTTTTTGTAAGTGGTACGGTTCTAATTTTTGAATTAAAAGGCTATAGTTTTAATGTTAAACTGGATATGGCGACGAAGAGTGCAGAAGAAAAGATAAAAAAAGAGAAGTCCTATTTTAATTGTGGTACACTGTTTTCTCTACTATTCCTTATAGTAGCTGTACTAGTCTTTTTCCTCGGGTTCTAACACAAGTTTTTTATAATTAAATTATCTCCAGGAAGTTCTGAAGAAAAAAACGCGGATAAGGAAATTAAAAACGAATATATAATCTCCTGCAGGAGACCGTACAGCTTTTTTAACAAAAATAAAAAATGCGCGGCAATTAAACTATATGATGGACCTGTTCGGGATCGTTAAATAGTTGACACGCTAGCTTACTTCAGAATTAATATTTTCTTTATATTTTCAATTTTTACGGGTGTTTTAAATGAAAAGAGGTAAAATAGTGTCAAATAACTAATAACGGTAAACCCTGCTTATAGGCAATACTTCTATTTGTCAATATACTTCAAACCCAACAGTATCACTTTTTTATTAAGATCTTTGGGTATAGAACTTTACTACAATTCCCTTATAAGATTTTGAAATTGTTTTGAAGAGAAGTTTTTAAAAACTATATTAAAAATTAGTCCTAATTGGTCACACTTCGGTCCAGTATTTTCTTCTCCAGAAAATCATCAAAAGATACGTCTTCCGGAATATCTAGTTTTTTTCTTAATCGATGACGTGCAACTTTGACGGAACTTAGCGAAATACCGAAAAGAGTAGCAATGTGTTGAGAAGAAAAATTAAGTTTTATTAGAGCACAAAGCTTAATATCTCTATCGCTTAATTTCGAACATGAAATTTTTAAATCTTCGATGAAGGTGGGGTGTACCTGTCCAAATAAATGGTAAAAAGCTTCCCAATCTTTATCCAGGCTTAAGCTGTCATCTATATTCTCTATTATTTCTTTCAGGTTGTTCTTAAGGTTAGGATCTCTGTTTATCTCTTTTTTGAGAGCTTCCTTAATTATGGCTAATAAGTTATTTTTGTGGACATTCCGAAGTGTGTTATTGGTTAATTCTTCTTTTCTATAAATAAGTTCACTTAGAAGATTTCTTTGCTTTAACTTTTCATTTTCATTTTCTGCTTTTAAAAGATCCATATTTTTTTTAAAAATTCTGTCTTTCTGAAGTTTAACCTCTACAGTCTTAATATCAATTAGATTCTGTAATTTTTTATTCTGTGTTTTTTAATAATTGCTCCTCCATTTAATGAAAAAAAGTATGGCTGAAATCAACAAAAGAAATCCCAATATTTGAATCTCTGTTTTTTGCCAAAATGAAGGTAGAACCATGAAATCCAGTGAAGCGATATATGGACTCCATTTTCCCAATTCATTTGCTACTCTAACTTCAAGAGTATATTCATTGGGAGGAAGATTTGAAAATGAAAGCGATTGTTGCAGACCAATGTTATGCCATTCCTCACTGAGGCCTTTTAAGCGGTAGGCATAATTGTTTTTCTCGGGATTCCAAAAATTAGAACTTCCAAAAAAGACCAACATCGATTTATCATCCGGTTCAATAGAAATCTTTCTTGTATTCTCTCCTCGATTGTTTAAATCCCCGAAGGCAATTTCCTTCACTCCTCCCTTTCTTAGTACCTGAGTACTACTAAAAAAGGGTCTTGGAGCAATAGTATCGGTCTTTAGCTCTTCAGGTCTAAAATGAAAAAGACCTTTTTCTCCAGCGAAAAACATTCTACCATTCTTACTAATACTTACGGAACTTCCATTAAAAGGCGGCACTCCTTCCTTGTTACCATAATTTGTAATACCCTCTGCTCCAACTCTACTAAGTCCTAAATTCGTGCTTAACCAGATATTCTCTGAGTGGTCCATTAAAACACCCTGCACAATATTTCCTGCCAGACCATCCTCTTTATTAATTCTGTGGAATTTCTCTGTGCTTCTGAAAAAACGGTTAGCACCAAAGCCATAGGTTCCTACCCAAACAGATAAATCGGGACCCTCACTTATGGATAAAATATGGTTACTGCTTAAAGTGGAGTTATCATCTTTAACAGAGAAAAAGGTTTGAAAGCTTTCCTGATTATGGGGAAATACATTTAATCCATTGATGGTACCTACCCACATATCTCCCTTAGCATCTCTATAGATGCTGGTCACTACATTGTTACTTAGACCTTCCCCGGACTGAGTGTTAAGATCGTTTACAATATCCAGGGAGGGGTTATATATTCTTATTCCAGTATCTGAACCTACCCAAACAATTCCATTTTCTTGCTCCTCGATTGCTAAAACTCCATTCAAATCCCTACTCCCGGGAACCTCAAGAAATTTTTCCTTTTTAAGATCATATACATTAATTCCTTCGTATAATGTTCCTATCCATAACCTTTGAAAAGAATCTTCCATTATGGAAAGAACTATTTTTCCACTATACCCGGTAGGATGATCTGTATCGTTAATTAATGAAATTTTACCTGTCGCGGGATTGTACTTTCTCAAACCATCCCTTCCGGCACTAATCCAAAAATTGCCCCTGCTATCTTCAAAAATTCTTGAACCTTGTCTATCCGCGTTAAAAGACAATTTTTCAGGTGGAATATTTTGTATACTCAGATTATTTTTAAAATAGGTAATGCCGCCATGTACTGTACCTAACCATATAATATTATGGAGGCCCTGAGTTATGGAAAGAATAGAATTATCAGATAGGGAAGCTTCCGTGCCTCCTCTACGTTTAAAATATATAAACTCATCTCTTTCCGCACGATATAAATTTAACCCGCCACCGTCGGTTCCCATCCAAACATTATTATTAGAATCAACTAATAAGCACAGAACAATATTGTTGTTAATACTATTGCCGAGGTGCTTCCCCCTTTGGATATAATGAACGGCATCACCGGAATCCAGCATAAATTTGAACACCCCGTTATCATTAGTGGCTATCCACATTTGATTTGTGGTGTCAAGGGCTATGTCATTTATATGAGATCCCAAAAATGAATTTTCAAATTCAGTTTTAATAAATTTTTCTCCAGTGGCATCAAACAGGCGTATATCTCCTACGTTGCTCCCCAACCATAAATACCCTTGATTATCTTCTTCAATAGCTGTAATTAGAGCCCAGGAAGCCAGGTTCACCGGATTTGAACGAATATTGTAAATTTTTTGATTTTTCTCCAGGCCAGGTATAAAGAAAGCTAATTGTCCAATCCTGTTACTGAACCATATTTTTCCATTACTGGCTTGAAAAACTTCAACTATGTTAGAATGTAGTACAGAATCAAAGTCTTGATTCCCGGTAGTAAAAATTTCAAAGAGATCAGTTCTTCCATTGTAAAAAAATAAGCCTTTGCTGGTCCCGACCCAAAGTGTGCCCTCTTTATCTAAAAAAATCTTTTCTACCCTTGGTTCACCTGGTAAAGGATAAGATATAGCTTCTCTTCCATCATACCTATTGATACCAAAACGTGTGCCCACCCATAAAAGACCCTGCTTATCCTGTATTACAGTAGAAATTCGATTATCAGGTAAGCCGTTCTCGGCTGTAAAATTTTGAAAATAAGGAATAGGATCTTGACCCAAAGCACTATGAGGTATGAAAACAAAAAGAAATAGTTTACCTATAATTAAGATTAGGTTTGACTTCGTTTTAATGATCCTTGTATTCTTCTCTAACAATTTGACTCTTTGCTTTGTCCTGATTATCAATCCATCCGTTTTACGAATGTAACCTAAATGTATATAGGATGTAACCTTAATGTATATAGGATGTAACCTTAATGTTATTAGTAATAATTAATAAAAATATAACATTTGATTTAGCTTGCAATCAATTTAATACCAAATTTTCTAAGATTTCGCGTCTTAAATAGAAGAATGTATATAGAACGTACTGAAGTGTAGGTAACCCTTTTTGTTCTCTTCAAAAAAGAAGAGGAATTAAACACTGTTGCTTTAAAGATTTTATTAACTG is part of the Antarcticibacterium sp. 1MA-6-2 genome and harbors:
- a CDS encoding HAMP domain-containing sensor histidine kinase, which encodes MHLVENLLDSITVKSGEGISLVFSEGDIVKDAKLVFSEATENFANKFVFESKEKEILGVFASTAVRRLLENLITNAVKYGASDKPITVSIKNDNEKVILQVHNFGNPISPENREEIFNFLNRLDCESGSELQSWGIGLTFVKMAAEAHGGHVELESDEEKGTTFSVILPKHSNKPGKRRAMLNFQ
- a CDS encoding two-component regulator propeller domain-containing protein; this translates as MIIRTKQRVKLLEKNTRIIKTKSNLILIIGKLFLFVFIPHSALGQDPIPYFQNFTAENGLPDNRISTVIQDKQGLLWVGTRFGINRYDGREAISYPLPGEPRVEKIFLDKEGTLWVGTSKGLFFYNGRTDLFEIFTTGNQDFDSVLHSNIVEVFQASNGKIWFSNRIGQLAFFIPGLEKNQKIYNIRSNPVNLASWALITAIEEDNQGYLWLGSNVGDIRLFDATGEKFIKTEFENSFLGSHINDIALDTTNQMWIATNDNGVFKFMLDSGDAVHYIQRGKHLGNSINNNIVLCLLVDSNNNVWMGTDGGGLNLYRAERDEFIYFKRRGGTEASLSDNSILSITQGLHNIIWLGTVHGGITYFKNNLSIQNIPPEKLSFNADRQGSRIFEDSRGNFWISAGRDGLRKYNPATGKISLINDTDHPTGYSGKIVLSIMEDSFQRLWIGTLYEGINVYDLKKEKFLEVPGSRDLNGVLAIEEQENGIVWVGSDTGIRIYNPSLDIVNDLNTQSGEGLSNNVVTSIYRDAKGDMWVGTINGLNVFPHNQESFQTFFSVKDDNSTLSSNHILSISEGPDLSVWVGTYGFGANRFFRSTEKFHRINKEDGLAGNIVQGVLMDHSENIWLSTNLGLSRVGAEGITNYGNKEGVPPFNGSSVSISKNGRMFFAGEKGLFHFRPEELKTDTIAPRPFFSSTQVLRKGGVKEIAFGDLNNRGENTRKISIEPDDKSMLVFFGSSNFWNPEKNNYAYRLKGLSEEWHNIGLQQSLSFSNLPPNEYTLEVRVANELGKWSPYIASLDFMVLPSFWQKTEIQILGFLLLISAILFFIKWRSNY